In Anaerostipes hadrus ATCC 29173 = JCM 17467, a single genomic region encodes these proteins:
- a CDS encoding phosphoribosylformylglycinamidine synthase → MGEVRRVYVEKKKDYAVKAKELHASLKQYLGLDVESVRVLVRYDIENLSDASYEKALVTVFSEPPVDDVYEETLPLADGEISFSVEFLPGQFDQRADSAQQCVKLLNEDEDALIRSATTYVVKGDLTDEQLEAVKEYCINPVDSREAAADKPETLVMDFEEPADVKILDGFKDMEEDKFKELYDSLNLAMTFKDFLHIQNYYKGEEKRDPSMTEIRVLDTYWSDHCRHTTFSTELTSIGFQDGFYRAPLEEAYYSYMDDFEEMYKDRDDKYVCLMDMALMAMKRLKKDGILDNMEESDEINACSIVVPVEIDGKEEEWLISFKNETHNHPTEIEPFGGAATCLGGAIRDPLSGRSYVYQAMRVTGAADPTVPLKDTLKGKLPQYKIVNEAANGYSSYGNQIGLATGYVNEVYHPDYVAKRMEIGAVMGAAPRKNVIRENSDPGDIIILLGGRTGRDGCGGATGSSKVHTEESIETCGAEVQKGNPPTERKIQRLFRREEVSRLIKKCNDFGAGGVSVAIGELADGLVVDLDKVPKKYAGLDGTELAISESQERMAVVVDPKDVDQFLAYSAEENLEAVEVAVVTEDPRLVLKWRGKEIVNISRAFLDTNGAHQETEVFVEIPHRVESYFNRKDETGTFEEVCKNTLSDLNVCSQKGLVERFDSSIGAATVTMPYGGKYQMTPIQTMVAKLPVLKGECDTVTMMSYGFDPYLSKWSPFHGAVYAITESIAKIVATGGDYRNIRLTFQEYFKRLGEDKTRWGQPVAALLGAYQAQMGFGLASIGGKDSMSGTFNDIDVPPTLVSFAVDVAKTTDVITPELKRAGNRLIRICIPTDAYNLPIYSEVKKVYKRITKLIKDGIIKSAYAIGGGGALEAVAKMAFGNKLGVIFDEEVELKDLTDPKFGSFVVEMSTRDVHKLAIPGLMLGEVTDKHEFVFGDEVVTLEEAIDTWKKPLEKVFPTRSEGDQSIVDTTRHYIKGNIYVCKNKVAKPNVFIPVFPGTNCEYDSAKAFERAGANVITKVFKNLDAQGIRDSVEVFEKAIKESQIIMFPGGFSAGDEPDGSAKFFATAFRNEKLKEAVMDLLNNRDGLALGICNGFQALIKLGLVPEGKIVEQNAKSPTLTTNRIGRHISKVAYTRIASNLSPWFNNVHVDDIFSIPVSHGEGRFVADEDVIQKLFENGQVATQYVDLNGDPTMNEEFNPNGSYHAIEGITSPDGRVLGKMGHSERRDSYVGINIYGQKDQKIFESGVEYFK, encoded by the coding sequence ATGGGAGAAGTTAGAAGAGTCTATGTTGAAAAGAAAAAAGACTACGCAGTAAAAGCAAAAGAGCTGCATGCATCATTGAAGCAGTATCTTGGACTGGATGTCGAATCTGTTCGTGTCCTTGTCCGCTATGACATCGAGAATCTATCCGATGCAAGTTATGAAAAAGCACTGGTTACAGTATTTAGTGAACCACCAGTTGACGACGTGTATGAAGAGACATTACCACTTGCCGATGGGGAAATATCTTTCAGCGTTGAGTTTCTGCCAGGTCAGTTCGATCAGAGAGCAGATTCTGCACAGCAGTGTGTGAAACTGTTGAATGAGGACGAAGATGCCCTGATCAGAAGTGCAACAACTTATGTTGTAAAAGGTGACTTAACTGACGAACAGTTAGAAGCAGTCAAAGAATATTGCATCAACCCAGTTGACTCAAGAGAGGCAGCTGCAGACAAACCAGAGACATTAGTGATGGATTTTGAAGAACCAGCAGATGTTAAGATTCTGGATGGATTCAAAGATATGGAAGAAGACAAATTTAAAGAATTATATGATTCTTTAAATCTTGCTATGACATTCAAAGATTTCCTTCATATCCAGAATTATTATAAAGGAGAAGAAAAGAGAGATCCTTCCATGACAGAGATCCGTGTACTGGATACTTATTGGTCAGATCACTGTCGTCATACAACATTCTCTACAGAACTTACAAGCATTGGATTCCAGGATGGATTTTATCGTGCACCATTAGAAGAAGCATATTATTCTTACATGGATGACTTTGAAGAGATGTACAAAGACCGTGATGACAAATATGTCTGCTTAATGGATATGGCATTAATGGCGATGAAACGTCTTAAAAAAGATGGAATTCTTGACAATATGGAAGAAAGCGATGAGATCAACGCCTGCAGCATTGTTGTACCAGTAGAAATTGATGGTAAGGAAGAAGAATGGCTGATCAGTTTCAAGAATGAGACACATAACCATCCAACAGAGATCGAACCATTTGGTGGAGCGGCAACATGTCTTGGAGGAGCGATCCGTGACCCATTATCAGGACGTTCTTATGTATATCAGGCAATGCGTGTTACAGGTGCTGCTGATCCAACAGTCCCATTAAAAGACACATTAAAAGGTAAATTACCACAGTATAAGATTGTAAATGAAGCTGCGAATGGATACAGTTCTTATGGAAACCAGATCGGTCTTGCAACAGGATATGTTAATGAAGTATATCATCCAGACTATGTTGCAAAACGTATGGAGATCGGTGCCGTTATGGGTGCAGCACCTAGAAAGAACGTGATCAGAGAGAACTCTGACCCAGGAGATATCATCATCTTATTAGGTGGAAGAACAGGACGTGACGGTTGTGGAGGAGCAACAGGATCATCTAAAGTTCATACAGAAGAATCTATCGAGACATGTGGAGCTGAAGTTCAGAAAGGTAATCCACCAACAGAACGTAAGATCCAGAGATTATTCAGAAGAGAAGAAGTCAGCCGTCTGATCAAGAAATGTAACGACTTTGGTGCAGGTGGAGTTTCCGTAGCGATCGGAGAACTTGCAGATGGTCTGGTTGTAGATCTTGATAAAGTACCTAAGAAATATGCAGGACTTGATGGAACAGAATTAGCGATTTCTGAATCTCAGGAACGTATGGCTGTTGTTGTAGATCCAAAAGACGTAGATCAGTTCCTTGCATACTCTGCAGAAGAGAACTTAGAGGCTGTAGAAGTTGCTGTTGTAACAGAAGATCCAAGATTAGTACTGAAATGGAGAGGAAAAGAGATCGTTAATATCTCAAGAGCTTTCCTTGATACAAACGGAGCACATCAGGAAACAGAAGTATTTGTAGAGATCCCTCACCGTGTAGAATCTTACTTTAACCGCAAAGACGAGACAGGTACATTTGAAGAAGTGTGCAAGAATACATTATCTGATCTTAATGTATGTTCACAGAAAGGTCTCGTAGAGAGATTCGACAGCTCTATCGGAGCAGCAACAGTTACAATGCCATATGGTGGAAAATACCAGATGACACCAATTCAGACAATGGTCGCAAAACTTCCAGTATTGAAAGGGGAATGCGATACAGTCACAATGATGAGTTATGGATTTGATCCATATCTGTCCAAATGGAGCCCATTCCATGGAGCAGTTTATGCGATCACAGAATCTATCGCGAAGATCGTGGCTACTGGTGGAGATTATAGAAATATCCGCCTGACATTCCAGGAATACTTTAAACGTCTTGGAGAAGATAAGACACGCTGGGGACAGCCGGTTGCAGCACTACTTGGTGCATATCAGGCACAGATGGGATTTGGACTTGCATCGATTGGTGGAAAGGACAGTATGTCTGGAACATTCAATGACATTGATGTACCACCAACACTGGTATCTTTTGCAGTCGATGTAGCGAAGACAACAGATGTTATCACACCAGAACTTAAGAGAGCAGGAAACCGTCTGATCCGTATCTGTATCCCAACAGATGCATACAATCTTCCAATCTATTCTGAAGTGAAGAAAGTATACAAACGTATTACAAAACTGATCAAAGATGGAATTATCAAATCTGCATATGCAATTGGCGGCGGAGGAGCTTTAGAAGCAGTTGCCAAGATGGCATTTGGTAATAAATTAGGTGTGATCTTTGATGAAGAAGTAGAATTAAAAGACTTAACAGATCCTAAGTTTGGATCATTTGTTGTTGAAATGAGCACAAGAGATGTTCATAAACTTGCGATTCCAGGATTAATGTTAGGTGAGGTTACAGACAAACATGAATTTGTATTTGGTGACGAAGTTGTAACATTAGAAGAAGCGATCGATACATGGAAGAAACCATTAGAGAAAGTATTCCCAACAAGATCTGAAGGAGATCAGAGCATCGTTGATACAACAAGACACTATATAAAAGGAAATATTTACGTATGTAAGAATAAAGTTGCAAAACCAAATGTATTTATTCCAGTATTCCCAGGAACAAACTGTGAATATGATTCAGCGAAAGCATTTGAACGTGCAGGAGCGAACGTGATCACAAAGGTATTTAAGAACTTAGATGCACAGGGAATCCGTGATTCAGTGGAAGTTTTTGAAAAAGCGATCAAAGAATCCCAGATCATCATGTTCCCAGGTGGATTCAGTGCCGGTGATGAACCAGATGGATCTGCAAAATTCTTTGCAACAGCATTTAGAAATGAAAAATTAAAAGAAGCAGTCATGGATCTGTTAAATAACCGTGATGGACTGGCACTTGGTATCTGTAACGGATTCCAGGCCCTGATCAAATTAGGACTTGTTCCAGAAGGTAAAATCGTAGAACAGAATGCGAAATCACCTACACTGACAACAAACCGCATTGGTCGTCATATTTCTAAGGTTGCTTATACAAGAATTGCTTCTAATCTGTCACCATGGTTTAACAATGTACATGTAGATGATATCTTCAGTATACCAGTATCTCATGGAGAAGGACGATTCGTAGCAGATGAAGATGTGATCCAGAAACTGTTTGAAAATGGACAGGTAGCAACACAGTATGTTGACCTCAATGGTGATCCTACAATGAATGAAGAATTCAATCCAAATGGTTCTTACCATGCGATTGAAGGTATCACAAGTCCAGACGGAAGAGTCCTTGGTAAGATGGGACATTCAGAACGTCGTGACAGCTATGTAGGAATCAATATTTACGGACAGAAAGATCAGAAGATTT